In the Brassica napus cultivar Da-Ae chromosome A7, Da-Ae, whole genome shotgun sequence genome, one interval contains:
- the LOC106407368 gene encoding chromatin assembly factor 1 subunit FAS1 — protein MDVVENRKTIVAKKRKREPAAIENLSPEEKDAQIQSLRLEMEGLFAYFRQTIVQTQTPDLTDCSSSSVNSSVALLMEETSLPLSKLVDEIFSKLKEKIGSVTMASVKTAVVSVGQRVSYGVPNADADVLEDENESCLWCWETRDLKMMPKSVRGLLKVRRTCRKKIHERITAVSAMLDVLQRGETDKSFRFDLNKAAEKLGKVLSEVDIRSFMDNMLQKNSTEMAEKDAKREEKLLLKQLEKTKCEAEKEKKRMERQMLKEKLQLEKEQKLLQKALNDDKEKEEAESRKRIKKQQDESEKEQKRREKEQAELKKQLGVQKQASIMERFLKRSKDTSSTQPKLPSGEVTAQSPSCAKPEDESRTVIQAIDNAFATTCEASVDDIRREHFASWRRLGHSRIHWGMRRKPKSELFPKLKLSTNNGGEPNMEKQGDGCEEKHLGDVSCIRQSESSSSDRKKSRRAMKLLQFDKSFRPGFYGIWPTQSQVVGPRRPLKKDPELDYEVDSDEEWEEEQAGESLSDCENDEEESLEEGCSKADDEEDDSEDDFMVPDGYLSEDEGVQVDRMDLDPSEQDASSSPSKQTDQESQEFRALLHQQKQVQSLTDHALAKTQPLIICNLTHEKVSLLASKDLEGTQKLEQICLRALVVRAFPCSSSLIEISISDIQDEDQEAAAKSSCSQSTPPSASKSRSIPDSDLPTIVSTIQSCSQGINKVVETLQQKFPDVPKTKLRQKVREISDFEDSRWQIKKEVLTKLGLSPSPDKGVKRPKMISTFFSKRCLPPSTNPPPPAVEEPARLDNENDA, from the exons atggaTGTTGTTGAGAATCGGAAGACGATCGTTGCGAAGAAGCGGAAGAGAGAACCGGCCGCGATTGAGAATCTAAGCCCGGAGGAGAAAGACGCTCAGATCCAATCGTTGAGGCTGGAGATGGAAGGCCTCTTCGCTTATTTCAGGCAAACGATTGTTCAGACTCAGACGCCAGATCTGACCGATTGTTCATCCTCTTCTGTGAATTCATCGGTGGCGTTGTTGATGGAGGAGACGAGCTTGCCCTTGTCGAAGCTCGTGGATGAGATTTTCTCGAAGCTGAAAGAGAAGATCGGAAGCGTTACGATGGCTTCCGTGAAGACGGCTGTCGTCTCCGTCGGGCAGAGAGTTAGTTACGGCGTGCCTAACGCAGACGCTGATGTATTGGAAGATGAGAATGAGTCTTGTCTCTGGTGCTGGGAG ACGAGAGACCTGAAGATGATGCCTAAATCGGTTCGTGGATTGCTCAAAGTTAGACGGACTTGTCGGAAGAAGATTCATGAGAGGATTACTGCTGTTTCTG CAATGTTAGATGTGTTACAAAGAGGAGAAACTGACAAGTCGTTTAGATTTGATCTGAACAAAGCTGCTGAGAAGCTTGGGAAAGTACTGAGTGAAGTGGATATTCGATCGTTCATGGATAATATGTTGCAGAAGAATAGTACTGAGAT GGCTGAGAAAGATGCGAAGCGGGAAGAGAAACTGCTTCTTAAACAATTGGAGAAAACTAAATGTGAAGCTGAGAAGGAAAAGAAGAGGATGGAACGTCAAATGCTTAAAGAAAAATTGCAACTT GAAAAGGAGCAGAAGCTGCTACAGAAGGCACTTAATGACGATAAAGAAAAGGAAGAGGCCGAGTCAAGAAAACGTATTAAGAAACAGCAAGATGAGTCAGAGAAGGAGCAGAAGCGTAGAGAGAAGGAACAAGCGGAGCTAAAGAAGCAGCTTGGGGTACAGAAACAGGCTTCTATCATGGAGAGGTTCCTTAAAAGAAGCAAAGACACTTCATCCACCCAACCCAAACTTCCTTCCGGTGAAGTAACTGCTCAGAGTCCGTCATGTGCAAAACCTGAGGATGAAAGTAGAACAGTTATTCAGGCCATTGACAATGCCTTTGCAACAACTTGTGAAGCTTCAGTTGATGATATTCGCAG GGAACATTTTGCTTCCTGGCGTCGGCTGGGTCATTCGAGAATACATTGGGGGATGCGTAGGAAGCCAAAGAGTGAACTGTTTCCTAAACTAAAACTATCTACAAATAATGGAGGTGAACCTAACATGGAGAAGCAAGGAGATGGATGTGAAGAGAAACATTTAGGTGATGTATCTTGCATTAGGCAGAGCGAGTCTTCGTCATCTGATCGTAAGAAGTCCAGAAGAGCCATGAAGTTGTTACAATTTGATAAAAGCTTCAGACCTGGCTTTTATGGTATTTGGCCAACCCAAAG TCAAGTTGTAGGGCCACGTCGTCCTCTGAAAAAGGATCCGGAATTGGATTATGAAGTTGATAGCGATGAAGAATGGGAAGAG GAACAAGCTGGTGAAAGCCTTTCAGATTGTGAGAACGATGAAGAGGAATCTTTGGAAGAAGGATGTTCAAAGgctgatgatgaagaagatgatagtGAAGATGACTTTATGGTGCCTGATGGGTATCTCTCAGAAGATGAG GGGGTTCAAGTGGACAGAATGGATCTTGATCCGTCTGAACAGGATGCAAGTTCATCTCCATCTAAGCAAACAGATCAAGAGAGTCAAGAGTTTCGTGCATTACTACATCAACAAAAACAAGTGCAAAGTTTGACTGACCACGCTCTTGCGAAAACGCAGCCACTGATTATATGTAACCTAACGCATGAGAAGGTCTCTCTTTTAGCCTCTAAAGATCTAGAGGGGACACAAAAATTGGAACAGATATGTCTGCGAGCTCTGGTGGTGCGTGCATTCCCTTGCTCATCGTCTCTCATTGAGATATCGATCAGTGACATACAAGATGAGGATCAAGAAGCAGCGGCCAAGTCATCTTGTAGTCAGAGCACTCCTCCATCAGCTTCAAAATCAAGATCCATACCAGACTCAGATTTACCAACAATT GTATCAACAATTCAATCATGTTCTCAAGGAATCAACAAAGTGGTTGAAACATTGCAGCAGAAGTTTCCTGATGTTCCAAAGACCAAACTAAGACAAAAAGTGCGCGAGATATCAGATTTCGAGGATAGCCGTTGGCAG ATAAAGAAAGAAGTATTGACAAAGCTTGGACTATCACCATCACCAGATAAAGGCGTTAAGAGGCCGAAAATGATATCCACATTCTTCTCGAAGCGGTGTTTACCTCCTTCCACAAACCCACCACCACCCGCTGTTGAAGAACCAGCAAGATTGGATAATGAGAATGATGCTTAA